TTCATAACCttagaaaaaaaagttatcTACTTGTACAACCACACGGTTTTCAATAGAAGCCAGCAACCGGCGAATTTGCTCTCTTGTTCCCAAATCATCAACGCCTGCTTTCCatcttaaatttcatttgagtcgtTACTGTTGTTACGTTAtcaatatttcaatatttagtgCTAGATGTGAGACCAGAATGCAGAAAATGGTATTTACGGGCTTCTAGATGTCCTGGGAGAGCATGTTCGGACACCCCATAGGGGGAGGGGCCTGGCGGCTCCCGAAGTGTTACTACCGTCAACTTTAACAGGATCTGCTGCTTACTTAAGACCTTATTGAAACTCCTGCAACCTACAATGGAGTCCTACCTGTAACTAGACAACCAGCATGCAATGCTATTACCTTTATTCCTAAGCGGAGAAGGACTGTTACTTATTAACTATCATTTTTCAGAAGTGCGTGCCACTCATGGAACATCCACTGTAACTGGCTAGGCTGTAGTCGTCTCCCTACCTAATTACTTCATGAACCAAGTTTTGAATTTCAGTCAAATAAATatttaaagaaatagaaactgaACAAAAACCCATTTTACATGTTCCAGTTTAGTACACTGACACTGTCTATTTTGGGAACTTTTGCATGTGATGGTCTTGATGAATCTTTTGTCACTTGTACACTTGTCATGATTGTACATTTGTCGCACCACACATTCTTGCAGAATCCCACATTATCACCATCTTTTCTCGTTCACCCTTGGCAAGTCTGTCATGCAAGAAACAACATTTTATTGTGGCTCCTAACtcgcagtttttttttgtcagcccAATGTAGCTACAAAGTAAAAATCTTCCTTCAACATGGCTATTACAACCGGCAAACCCAAAACGCTTTGCATCGCACTAACAATACTGAAGTCAGTAAAATTAACTTCTTGACACTTGTAAAATTAACTTCTTGACACTTGTAAAATTAACTTCTTGACACTTGTTATGTGTTCTTCTAAGCAACACATTAGCTTGGTTATCAATAAAAGCTGTCATTGATTGACATTTGCACTAAAATCATTCCAACAAAGAATAAGCTGTTCTAGAGGATGTACTGTACCTGTAACAATGACTGATTTACTCAAACTTTATTCATAAAACCAGAAAGCGAAAACAACACCAAGAAAAGCACTGACATTCATTTCccttcattattttctttctccacGTGAATAAGACAAGCTCTCATCAttgtattttatatatatttgaaCTTGCTCATCTGACATTGCAACTTCATGGGTGCACTCTAATCAGCAATGTTGGAGTCTTGGTGCACCAATGACAAACCCTCAACTTGGCCTCTTGAACTTTAttggtttctaagaggtccgccagtgtaaaatatactactGTGCTAGTGTAAAACTCAGGCTTTTCCGCGTTTCTATTGGAAGTCTTACATTTgttcacaagagccgccgaaaaaaaattcaaacgaGGTAACGATTTATTTTGtctgtacagcgaatgcacatgcgtggatatCGTGTATTCTGTGCCAGTATGTACCAGCACGTACCATATGGACAAACACAAGGTTTGTAATGGCTCTGAATCATAAATAAAAGCGTTTTTGCAAGAGCGCAagcgcaatcgttaaatatgcaccaccgcaagacacGCTTGAAcataccacatggaggaaataggTAGAATGCAGTTGTATATATAGGAGTTGCTACCAATTgttaatcgagctgagtggacgaaagggttctgtcacgtatggtctaggggccgacatttctctccctcccttcctggcaacaggtatctgaagcttggctccaaaagcgacctccgggctgaaatctcggggagcatcgttcggtacgacgctctggcaccacgtccagaggtactgttgctgtcgtattttgttggcgcatgcgcagctaccgtagaactgaagttctttccaAATTCGTGAAGGAAATATCCACAGAGGGTCGACAAAATACAACTTGCCGCAAGTGAGGCGAGTTTCCACAagaagtggataagaatttcagtttgctgatgagatcttgcttgaggtgtcgaTAACAAGTAGGCAACAATTAAAgcatttttagcatgtttttttttcatttttacttcTTAACCCAAGGTCATATATACCCTTTACTTGGTGGCCAcgtttagcaattttcaaaaaggtctCATGTTTCGAATATTCTCTGTTTTCtcgagccgtttcttgcatagaacaattgcaatgtgttgtaaaaacgtttttaggatatttttttttcattttcaatttttgacttaaagcgacgattttgcaaaggccatagtctttgcttggtgaccatttttggcaatttttaaaatggtctcatttttcaaatatgagctgttttttggagccgctttttgcatagaacaactgcaatgtgtcgtggaaatgtttttagcatgttttatttttcattttaaatttttgacccaaagtgaagattttgcaaaggctatattaTCTGTTTCTTGAAgtgtaatgtgttgtagaaacgttttcagcatgcttttttgtacttttaatttttgacccaaagtgacgattttgcaaaggctatagtatatattttaaaatacatttaataTTTTACCACTGTACATATCTTGTAATATACTTTTGAAAACTGAATTGTTGAAGTTGCGCTAtcgaaataaatgttattattattattattattattattattattattattattatagtatttttttggttgccattttggcaaatttcgtaatggtcttatttttcgagaataagctgttttttcgagccgttttttgcatagaacaactgcaatgtgttgtagaaacgtttttagactgttttttatttcattttttagtttttgacccaaagtgtcgattttgcaaaggctatagcctttgcttggtggccatttttagcaaattttaaagtggtctcatttttccaaacaagattggctgtttttttaaccgttttttgcatagaacaattgcaaTTTATTGTAGAAAGGCTTttagcctgttttttttttcatcttaaatttttgacccaatgtgacgattttgcaaaggctatagcctctgcttGGTGACCATTTaaggcaatttttaaaatagtctcatttttccaacattAGGCCTAGGTGATTGTTCGAaccgtttttagcatgttttttgtatttttaatttttgacctaaagtgatgTTTTTGCTTGGTGGcgatttttttgcaatttttaaaatggtctcatttttccaatattagctgttttttcgagctgtttttgcatggaacaactgcaatgtgttgtagaaacatttttagcatgtttttttttttattttaaatttttgacccaaagtgacgattttgcaaaggctatagcccttgcttggtggttattttttgaaaattttaaaatggtcttatttttccaatattagctgttttttaaagtattttttttgcatagaagaactgcaatgtgttgtagaaacgtttttagcatgttttttttgttgttaaatttttgacccaaaggaACGAATTTGcgtaggctatagcctttgattGGTGgtcattttggcaattttcaaaatggtctcaattttcgaatattagctgcttttttcgagccgttttttgcatagaacaactgcaatataTTGTAGAAACGTTGTTagcatttttctttgaatttttaatttttgatgcaAAGGGACAattttgcaatggctatagTCTTTTTTTGGTGTACTTCTtcggcaatttttaaaatgatctcatttttcgactataagcagttttttcgagccgttttttgtatagcACATCTGCAATAtgttgtaaaaacgttttttaacatgtttctttgcattttcaattttgacccaaagtgaggatttggcaaaggctatagcttggtatccatttttggcaatattcaaaatggtctcatttttcgaatattagccgtttttttctcatttttaatttttgacccaaggcgAAGATTTTAGcatgtttctttgcatttttaatttttgacccaaagtgacgagtTTGCggaggctatagcttttgcttggtggccatatttggcaattttcaaaatggtcttattttccAAATGTAAGCTGTTTTTTTCGGGAggttttttgtatagaacaattgcaatgtgttgtagaaacgtttttagcatctttttttgcattcttaatttttgacccaaagtgacgattttgcagaggctatagcctttgttgGTGGCTattgttgcaatttttaaaatggtcttatttttttatttttttgagccgtttctTGTATAGAACAAgggcaatgtgttgtagaaacgtttttagcatgggtttttggatttttaattttttacctaGAGTGACGAGTTTTCAAAGATTCTGAGTCCACGATGAAGCAGCTCGGCCCAGCAAAAGTACTCAGCTTTTCATGTGTTCATCTTGGACTATGCAACCTATTTATAACTAGATATATGCCGCGGCCCCACATCCCCTTAAGTGTACAtattttcaagatggcggattaACAGATTGCATGATCATCGATTTGTTATCATTGATTCGCTTGATAAGCGCTTCAAGTTGAAGAAAAGGAGCTTAGACattaccaggtgatctggtgacgtagtttggaggactgggaagaaaaattttaacgccgtatcccacaaccgcgcgcggccttaggtgttgtttccaaactccctgcagcatttccatcgccaaaactcaacagaccTCCCCCTGTCTACCAcgtttcctgttactgaatgaacattcaaggagacccgacgagctctaacctcgcctctgccatgttgaattcgaaaataaggccgcgcgcggttgtgggatacggcgttaaaatttttcatcccagtcctccgaattacgtcaccagatcacctggtagaAACAGTGGAAACAAAAAGCATGAAGGTCACGATTTCCGGCACCCTTGTTTGAACTTGCCATCATGGTACAAATTACAATGGATACGATGCGGGGTTCATCAGGGCGGAATTGTAATTCATTCTACATACAACCTTCAACAATATCGACTTCTCATGGCGTAAAGTCGACGAACAACACTATACAATACTTCTACTCCCTTAGTCGGCTCAAGTATCTAACAGAAAATGCAGTTGTACATTAATTAAAAATCATGGAAACTGCAAACAGTCGTATTAGTCGACGCGGTTTTAAATGGATTAGGCGTTATGTTGACAAAAGTGAAGCGCCACACATATTGGATTTTGGCAATTCATGCACGTTCAAAGTTCCCGATCTTGCTTTATTAGAGTTCGAGATTTAATGAAATAACGGAAACCTATTgtatgactttaaaaaaaaattatttagagtGTAAGGGAAAGTTAATTTAACATGACAAGGGGTGGGGGGGATGAAGATATTGAAACATCGAAGCTTAATATTTTAGTAGCCCCCCTAGCTAGCAGTTCAATTTCTCAGGATCCCCCCCTGGTAGAGCGCCCCTACTCAATTCCTCTTCTCCCCTGAAAAAGATCGCTGACTGTATTAAATATCATTTACCGTTATTGTCTTCAATGGTTTACTGTGACAGACTTGAGATCCAGTTGTGATGAGATCCTTGTTGAGTTCTCGAGTATTTACGGTCGCTTAGAACTGAGAACTACCAAAACTTGATTGATACATTTAAGTTGCGAAATAGTAAGTTTGTACGTTCGATCTGACATCTATAGTAAGCAACAAACAGTCACATTTCTTGTTACAGAGTCATCGTTTTCATAGTTCCCTTTATAGTTCCCTTACCAgattttgaagtcttgttgaaTCAATGTGGTTTTATTATAAAAATTTGgagcatttttgatttttgaaattttctaaAGCATTTTTTGGGATGAACAAGAGCGTAATAATTACTGAGACTACATTATTTCTGTCTGTAAATCACGtgatatagttgagttgcacgGGTCATCAAATAGTCATTTTCGTTGAGCTACCTGGATCTTGTCATAAGATAAGATACGATAATTTACTTCGTGTCAAATTAcacagggggggggggtggtctCCCACTCCCAAGACCCAGAGACTCATGATAAAAGTGTTTGACCAATATTAGAGCCCATATTGCTTATGTTTTTTCtagttaaataaaaaatgaaatatatcCACACGAATTAATTAAGTCAAAGGTAATTACTGCAATGACAGCCGGTAAAATTTATCTTATTTAAAAGTCTGCGAAAGGATGATACATTAGGTGCATTTTTTACAAGTAATGGCCACTGGTTCCAGAGAAGTGAGATTATATACGTTTGTGATCCATGAAGGAATCTATTAATATATGAAGTGTAAAATTTGTACTATTTTAAGACCCCTGGCTCTAAGATTATATGGTGTAACTCGGGGTTTAAATAAATTGGCTACATAACCAGTTTTGTCACGCCCaattcgttgttttcgttcCTTTCGTCGCTTTCGCTGTCACCCTATCATCCTTCATGTCAATGCACTCAACCATTTCTTgcaattttgaccaaagaagTTCTTTTTATCGTTTTCGTTGCAGAACTTGCACCCTTGGTTTCGTCAGTTTTCATAATCTTCGTTCAGGCCTTTAGTCCCTCCAATGCCTCATGTCATTGCATTCGAcacttttttgtaattttcgttGAAATCGttacttttttcagttttgttgaccacatgcgattatttgtaatttttgtgtttttcgcaATTGCGTGCAATCctgaacatttgtcatttttAAACGCGAGTTACCTCTCCAGGGCACGAAGATGTCGCTCTCCGCCAGAATTGGATTAGACGGGCGCGGATGTGACGTGGCGAGAGAAAAAACAATGCCAGCAAAGGctgttaaggacgttcgcgcccattgctgcTGCCTCATCCTTACAGTGCACGCAAATTCACATGCCACGTCCTGCATCGAGCGCGCGCGCTGAGTATTAAAATGAACAATGATGCGGATAGCTTTGCTTGCATTTAAAGACCTTGGATGCgcggtgacccctacttttcttttcaaaaacagattttatttacaattatctccacattatccaaaaatgaacaaaaaatcaatgtgggaagttaaagaaatttcaagttttctgtcctcaGAACGTAAAATCCTGCCATCTTCCGgctgcaaggcgcaggaaactatggtcgctaaatgagaacttgttctttaaggaacctcagcagttaacttaattcacttgatgggtccacttaaacaaagtttggtagagaacatttcacttcaaaggtgtaattgcaatatttttgagCTTACAGAAACCATGGCCTTATTCGCTAAAGAAGCCGGATTTTATagattttgggtgttcttcggggcaagttctctccaaaacgaagtcggtgaccccccatttttttacatttctgacatcactaactcatcatctttcaatggtaaaatttccaggaaaaaatcaatgttagaaaaatttggcgtgAACGTCCTTAAAACGAGAAACACCCCTATTCGTGATCTACAAATATATTCGCGCATCTGGGCCGCTGTAGACCGTTCCCTCTGTAAAAACATTAAAGCAAATTAATTGGGTCCAGGTTATAATAGCGAAAAAATGCTATAATCTTTTCAAGAATACTAAAATCTAGATGCTAAGCACGCCAGTAGTAAATGACGTAAATTTCAGTTTTAAGGACTGAGAATTATACAACTTACTTCTGCAGATTCTAATTACATTAAAGTTTTACGCAATACTGTAAAAATACCCGGTTATGTGGTACTCATTACACGGTACTCATCAACACACGTTTTATAAACTACAATTTTCCTAAGAGCTACTTTTGGTTAAGCATAGTAAGATGAAAACATGGGCAATACTTTAACCAACCACAACAGATAAATACTAAGCAAATGGTCATTTGTGCATACTCCTGTCCTCTTCCTACAGCGCTACACATGTGCACGCTCTCCTTTGTATTTATTACGTGGGATGCCACAGTGAAACTACGGCCAAAATTCAGTCGAAATTACTTTTATCGATATCGCATATGGATTTGTGGCTGTTTTGGTTGATTTTTGCAATCTTTTTTAATTCCTGTACTTGACCAAATTTGATTCTGTTATTTTAATGGCATCTCCTCTTTGTTAGGATTGACACGCGGCTGCAGCATCCCACGTTTACGTGCTTTGACGTCTTGTTTGACTTTTTTGAATGGTCTAGAAGCGAGATTTTTTAGTTTTATAAAAATGTAGATACTTACGTAAACAATACTTATTAAAATCAGAAGTCACTGTAAATGCAAAACTGTTATAGTACTTTACTTATCAATTTCACTATGTGAAAAAATGTCTAAACTAGCCATTTAAATATATGAAAATATGTTGTGCATTTTCATAAAAATCAAAAATCATTTGCGTTAAAATGGTTTCCACGGTTACACCACTCAGCTGAGGCTGAAagttcttattttcttttgcgaTTTAAGATGTTCTAGAAATTACATGCTATGAAATAACTATGCAATATGCCCTTGAGTCAACTTTTGCGCGTATCTTTCTATTTCCCGAACAACCCCTTCAGCAGGAGACTTGCATTCACACAATTTTTTTATATTGTGTTGCTCTTTTTGTCTTCGTGTGACAACTTTATTCTTATTGGGCATTGTAAACAGTGCTTGCGGAGCCAAAAAAGCTCGTAGCGCTCTAAGAACAGAAAGATACTCGCAAAGGAAGGAGCCGATGTGTAGGAGCATATAACtgcactacattcctgtcatggcgttttcacagaccgatttatttttgggtcgaatttccctggaatgagactacCGTGGGAGTGCCCTGATCAATAACAAGAAATTAATATATGACGTCaatgcgtcactggaccggaactgcctttcttttaattttggatCGATCGTCCAATAGATTTTGTAATGTCAATGGAACGACTCAGTGACAAATCGATCCATTGATTTAAAGCCGAAAACATCGATCAGTGTTGAGATTAGTCTCAGATCTTAAAGCTAAAAGGGTGCACACGTGTACTATACACTAATGGGACCGAGAGAAATTGACTTTTCTCTAAGAAAGTTTGCTACTTTTCTTGAAATGTGGAATTGAGGTAGAAATCGAGAAATTCGTTTTCACTTATCTCGAAGTCTCCACACTTGTTCATTGCTTTTGGATGATTTTTCTGATAATCCCCTTCTTTGACAATCAATGCCATTCCTTGCAGCTGGTGTAGCTCATTGTGGCAGTGGAGAAACCAATAGCCAGGGTTATCAGACAGGTAATTAACGACCACGTATCCACCAGCAGGCACCTGTACCGTATCTTTTCTGACGGTTTTGGGATGAATCGCAATACCCTCTGGAGGTCTGTCATTGGCCCAGCGTGGTCTGGTACAAGCGCTTCGATCACATTCCGGGTTAATACATTTGGCATCTTCACAATGTATATCACTATTGACGTCCTCTATGAAACCAGTGGCTTCGTCGTATTCAGGGTAACCGACGTAAACAACATGAAATGAATGGCCATGAACATGAATTGGATGAACTCCACGAGCGTTTCCAGCGTTTGTGAAGACGAGTTGAATCGTTTCCTTAGCTGGAATGTCTATTACTTGAGCACATGAGCACTCTGGTGTTGGAGGGTTGCAGTTAATGGTAAGGTCACACTTTCCATCATTTGCATAGAACTGTTCATTTTGGGTTTGTGGGGGAAATGCGGGAAGAATAAAATTCCGTCCATTGGCGGAGGCTGTTCCAGATTCTCCCTCAAAATTGAAGTTGATTATATATGCGCAGTTTTCGCAATCAGAATCCGGTTCTCTTTTTGGGAGCTCAGCAAGTGGGGTTGGTTCAAGTAAACGCATCTCGTTAACATTAACACATGTGATGTGATATGACGAATGAAAGTGCAAGAATGGGCAGTTCACTGCTTTGCATTGATTTACCGCGTCACACTTTCGAGGAATAAATTGTTTCACGATGGATTTGTATATCGATGACGGTACATTGATATCTGGATCATGCGAGTCATCAGATTGTTTGTAATGCAAAATGGCCTCTCCAAAATGTCCCAGTGATGGATAGGGTGGTCCATCGGCGGTATTATCACTCTCCATGGTCTCCACTTGCATCAGGTAGTTTATCTTTGATTCTAGATTACAAGCATGGAGTAGGAAGTCGTACCTCTCTCCTGTGTGTAGTATGATATAATCGACGTCTTTGATGGGCTCAATCAAATAACCATCAGTGGCCACCACAGTCAATTTATGGCCAGCAATGGAAAACTTGTAAGCATACATCCCTTGAGCTCCAACAAGTCGAAAGCGATAGGTCTTTCCCTGCTCTACAGTAAATATACTCAGTCTTGATTTCTTGTATTCAACATCGCTGTGTCTGCCTTTGCCATTTATGAGCCCAGAAAAGTATGGAACAGGGCCGATGCGTGCGCTATCAAAGCTAACTGTGGAAGTGTATTTTTCATCATCAGGAGTGGG
This genomic stretch from Acropora muricata isolate sample 2 chromosome 5, ASM3666990v1, whole genome shotgun sequence harbors:
- the LOC136916836 gene encoding uncharacterized protein, yielding MMRSQHVLILMLSLVSASRLLGKHLIKVSSKQTPLTPPAATCDWPIGVCSYICDACPPGKERCPQNDDGCRRPTNHCCCNKQDTGEGESSFCFTSVYVQARRGHKIPTYFSSGDSYLVFILANREKLTFELPGFLMEREVFVHEIPFGDEITSCVSLSEIDEIHLEHSGDDIEVQSISTFVTIGDQTENQPLTSDPYLNKMLGLHWYKSARLTWAVEDTPSCGYGEPACECNAAAKSCTFNLVIDEIRTFASYQKLSVNHETKIALRAAKGVVFSFGDDGIPVPLTENATCSEYKNSDCTEPQFVDGKTYRLGIAVNGQIPGPTLIIHEGQEVLIRVHNELTSEGISIHWHGIHQKGTPWMDGVGQVTQCPIGPSSSFSYRYIARPSGTFWYHSHSGAQRTDGLYGALIVKENPRRLPNITKELGDFEDLPGEHTLNLIDWQHEMSLDLLTQAIGGLGFYPGKPLGEVPTPDDEKYTSTVSFDSARIGPVPYFSGLINGKGRHSDVEYKKSRLSIFTVEQGKTYRFRLVGAQGMYAYKFSIAGHKLTVVATDGYLIEPIKDVDYIILHTGERYDFLLHACNLESKINYLMQVETMESDNTADGPPYPSLGHFGEAILHYKQSDDSHDPDINVPSSIYKSIVKQFIPRKCDAVNQCKAVNCPFLHFHSSYHITCVNVNEMRLLEPTPLAELPKREPDSDCENCAYIINFNFEGESGTASANGRNFILPAFPPQTQNEQFYANDGKCDLTINCNPPTPECSCAQVIDIPAKETIQLVFTNAGNARGVHPIHVHGHSFHVVYVGYPEYDEATGFIEDVNSDIHCEDAKCINPECDRSACTRPRWANDRPPEGIAIHPKTVRKDTVQVPAGGYVVVNYLSDNPGYWFLHCHNELHQLQGMALIVKEGDYQKNHPKAMNKCGDFEISENEFLDFYLNSTFQEK